A window of the Natronomonas salina genome harbors these coding sequences:
- the mvaD gene encoding phosphomevalonate decarboxylase MvaD — MKATAKAHPIQGLVKYHGMRDEELRLPYHDSISVCTAPSHSKTTAEFDPDRESDVYVVDGEEIEGRGAERVRMVVDHVRELAGFDHRVRFESENDFPTNIGFGSSSSGFAAAAVALCEAAGLDLTHPEMSTVARRGSSSAARAVTGAFSHLRTGLDDEDCRSERIETDLEDDLRVVAAEVPAFKHTEAAHEEAAESHMFEARLAHIHEQIATMRHALREADFEAAFELAEHDSLSLAATTMTGPAGWVYWQPETLEVFEAVRDLREEGVPVYFSTDTGASVYVNTTDEHVDRVEEAISELGIDTRVWGVGGPAQVLDESEALF; from the coding sequence ATGAAGGCGACCGCGAAGGCCCACCCGATCCAGGGGCTGGTCAAGTACCACGGGATGCGCGACGAGGAGTTGCGGCTGCCGTACCACGACTCCATCTCGGTGTGCACCGCGCCGAGCCACTCGAAGACGACCGCCGAGTTCGACCCCGACCGCGAGTCGGACGTCTACGTGGTCGACGGCGAGGAGATCGAGGGCCGCGGCGCCGAGCGCGTCCGGATGGTCGTCGACCACGTCCGCGAGCTGGCTGGCTTCGACCACCGGGTCCGCTTCGAGTCCGAGAACGACTTCCCGACGAACATCGGCTTCGGCTCCTCGTCATCGGGGTTCGCGGCGGCCGCGGTGGCGCTCTGCGAGGCGGCGGGGCTGGACCTCACCCACCCCGAGATGTCGACGGTCGCTCGGCGGGGGTCCTCGTCGGCGGCGCGGGCGGTCACCGGCGCGTTCTCGCACCTCCGGACGGGGCTGGACGACGAGGACTGCCGCTCGGAGCGCATCGAGACCGACCTGGAGGACGACCTGCGGGTCGTGGCCGCGGAGGTGCCGGCGTTCAAGCACACCGAAGCGGCCCACGAGGAGGCCGCCGAGAGCCACATGTTCGAGGCGCGGCTGGCGCACATCCACGAGCAGATCGCGACGATGCGGCACGCGCTCCGAGAGGCGGACTTCGAGGCGGCCTTCGAGCTCGCCGAGCACGACTCGCTGTCGCTGGCGGCGACGACGATGACGGGGCCGGCGGGCTGGGTCTATTGGCAGCCGGAGACCCTGGAGGTCTTCGAGGCCGTCCGGGACCTCCGCGAGGAGGGCGTCCCGGTGTACTTCTCCACGGACACCGGCGCCTCGGTGTACGTCAACACCACCGACGAGCACGTCGACCGCGTCGAGGAGGCCATCTCCGAGCTCGGCATCGACACGCGCGTCTGGGGTGTCGGCGGTCCGGCACAGGTGCTCGACGAGAGCGAGGCGCTGTTCTGA
- a CDS encoding MaoC family dehydratase, which yields MPGLYYEEFEVGETIEHDKRRTISESDNQQFCDMTMNQQPLHLDADFAADTQFGDRLVNGLYTMSLAVGLSIPDTTDGTIVANLSYDDVEHPNPVFHGDTVYAQTTVTDKRETSDGERGIVEMHVEAFKVEDDGDDTLVCEFDRTALSLKKDE from the coding sequence ATGCCCGGACTGTACTACGAGGAGTTCGAGGTCGGCGAGACCATCGAACACGACAAGCGCCGGACGATCTCGGAGTCGGACAACCAACAGTTCTGCGACATGACGATGAACCAGCAGCCGCTGCACCTCGACGCGGACTTCGCCGCGGACACCCAGTTCGGCGACCGCCTCGTCAACGGCCTCTACACGATGAGCCTCGCCGTCGGGCTCTCCATCCCCGACACCACCGACGGCACCATCGTCGCGAACCTCTCGTACGACGACGTCGAGCACCCCAATCCCGTCTTCCACGGCGACACCGTCTACGCCCAGACCACCGTCACCGACAAGCGGGAGACCAGCGACGGCGAGCGCGGCATCGTCGAGATGCACGTGGAGGCGTTCAAAGTCGAGGACGACGGCGACGACACGCTCGTCTGCGAGTTCGACCGGACGGCACTTTCGCTGAAGAAGGACGAGTAG
- a CDS encoding O-methyltransferase has protein sequence MTVPDDVETFAATVGPERDAVLEEMDERAAETGFPTVGPVVGGWLQQFAGLVDAERVFEFGSGFGYSAYWFARGLPADGEVVLTEVDEDELDDAREYLERGGYADRARFELGDAIETVDDYEAPVDVVLIDNEKDRYVEAFEAVREKVPVGGVVLADNMTAGPFDFEEIHRLVVEGGDSDDANATGVADYLARVGGDDDFVTTLLALGEGVAVSRRVS, from the coding sequence ATGACAGTCCCCGACGACGTGGAGACGTTCGCGGCGACGGTCGGCCCGGAGCGCGACGCCGTCCTCGAGGAGATGGACGAGCGCGCCGCGGAGACCGGCTTCCCGACGGTCGGGCCGGTGGTCGGCGGCTGGCTCCAGCAGTTCGCCGGCCTCGTCGACGCCGAACGGGTCTTCGAGTTCGGCTCCGGCTTCGGCTACTCGGCCTACTGGTTCGCCCGCGGCCTCCCGGCCGACGGCGAGGTCGTCCTGACGGAGGTCGACGAGGACGAGCTCGACGACGCCCGCGAGTACCTCGAACGCGGCGGCTACGCCGACCGGGCACGGTTCGAACTCGGCGACGCCATCGAGACGGTCGACGACTACGAGGCGCCCGTCGACGTCGTCCTCATCGACAACGAGAAGGACCGCTACGTGGAGGCCTTCGAGGCGGTCCGCGAGAAGGTGCCCGTCGGCGGCGTCGTCCTGGCCGACAACATGACCGCCGGCCCCTTCGACTTCGAGGAGATCCACCGGCTGGTCGTCGAGGGCGGCGACAGCGACGACGCGAACGCCACCGGCGTCGCCGACTACCTCGCGCGGGTCGGGGGCGACGACGACTTCGTGACGACGCTGCTGGCGCTCGGCGAGGGCGTCGCGGTGAGCCGCCGGGTCAGTTGA
- a CDS encoding aldehyde dehydrogenase family protein gives MVPDLSIDADWNSLYIDGEWVDSESGDDIAVEDPSTREEVARVPAGVEADVDAAYEAAADAQKEWEQTPPIEREQLAQQFAQVLQDHEAEIVDLLAHEAGGSQVMGETSVRIAADQAAQAATFPRRMGGDQAESNVPGKENFVQREPEGVVTAISPWNFPLNLSGRAVAPALATGNAVVLKPATNTPITGGLLFAKLYEKAGLPEGLLNVVTGHGSDIGDAVAGHPESDVVTFTGSTPVGRGVGATAGENLSTMSLELGGNNAHIVTADADVEAAVDSAVFGSFVHQGQVCISINRHLVHESVYDEYVERLTERAESLPVGSAHDDETVVAPIIDEGQRDEMLGYVEETVEAGATLETGGEAVPMEGVDDSLLVPPTVLSGVTNDMPAAANEHFGPIAPVVPFSDVDEAVEMHDDTEYGLSGSVHAGDVGTGMQIAERLDTGMVHVNDQPINDEAHVTFSGTKASGVGRFNATDILEELTEKKWISVQHERREYPF, from the coding sequence ATGGTGCCAGACCTCTCTATCGACGCCGACTGGAACAGTCTCTACATCGACGGCGAGTGGGTCGACTCCGAGAGCGGCGACGACATCGCTGTCGAGGACCCCTCCACGCGCGAGGAGGTGGCCCGCGTGCCCGCCGGGGTTGAGGCGGACGTCGACGCCGCCTACGAGGCCGCCGCCGACGCACAGAAGGAGTGGGAGCAGACGCCGCCTATCGAGCGCGAGCAGCTCGCCCAGCAGTTCGCGCAGGTGCTCCAGGACCACGAGGCGGAGATCGTCGATCTGCTGGCACACGAGGCCGGGGGGTCGCAGGTCATGGGCGAGACGTCGGTCCGCATCGCCGCCGATCAGGCCGCGCAGGCCGCGACGTTCCCGCGGCGGATGGGGGGCGACCAGGCCGAGTCCAACGTCCCGGGCAAGGAGAACTTCGTCCAGCGGGAGCCGGAGGGCGTGGTCACGGCGATCTCGCCGTGGAACTTCCCGCTCAACCTCTCGGGGCGGGCCGTCGCGCCGGCGCTGGCCACAGGCAACGCGGTCGTCCTCAAACCCGCGACGAACACGCCCATCACGGGCGGACTGCTCTTCGCGAAGCTCTACGAGAAGGCCGGACTCCCCGAGGGCCTGCTCAACGTCGTCACGGGTCACGGTTCCGACATCGGCGACGCGGTCGCCGGCCACCCCGAGAGCGACGTCGTCACGTTCACCGGCTCGACGCCGGTCGGCCGCGGCGTCGGCGCCACGGCCGGCGAGAACCTCTCGACGATGTCACTGGAGCTCGGGGGCAACAACGCCCACATCGTCACCGCCGACGCGGACGTCGAAGCGGCCGTCGACTCGGCGGTCTTCGGTTCGTTCGTCCACCAGGGGCAAGTCTGCATCTCCATCAACCGCCACCTCGTCCACGAGTCCGTCTACGACGAGTACGTCGAGCGGCTCACTGAGCGCGCCGAGTCTCTCCCGGTCGGCAGCGCTCACGACGACGAGACGGTCGTCGCCCCCATCATCGACGAGGGGCAGCGCGACGAGATGCTCGGCTACGTCGAGGAGACGGTCGAGGCCGGCGCGACGCTCGAGACCGGCGGCGAGGCCGTTCCCATGGAGGGCGTCGACGACTCGTTGCTCGTCCCGCCGACGGTGCTCTCGGGGGTGACCAACGACATGCCCGCGGCCGCCAACGAGCACTTCGGCCCCATCGCGCCCGTCGTCCCGTTCTCGGACGTCGACGAGGCCGTCGAGATGCACGACGACACCGAGTACGGCCTCTCGGGGTCGGTCCACGCCGGCGACGTCGGCACGGGGATGCAAATCGCCGAGCGGCTGGACACCGGGATGGTCCACGTGAACGACCAGCCGATCAACGACGAGGCCCACGTCACGTTCAGCGGGACGAAGGCCTCCGGCGTCGGCCGCTTCAACGCCACCGACATCCTCGAGGAACTCACCGAGAAGAAGTGGATCTCCGTCCAGCACGAGCGGCGGGAGTATCCGTTCTGA
- a CDS encoding HTTM domain-containing protein encodes MSPPPPRDAGRGDSLRERGRDAVDRRLGVDARALAAFRISLGLLVVADLLFRARELTTFYTDAGVLPRAAHAEFFPTLARLSIHGLTGSTAGQAVLFLVAGCAATALAAGYRTRLATAVVAVLHASMHARNTYLMNGGDALLVLALFLAVFLPLDRRWSIDALRRREASAATGPRVASMATATVLLQPVVVYLANAAFKLRSDAWTGGTAVRTVLELEQFSVLLGPHLTAFPGLLMAITWLWVAMLVASPLLLVATGRRRTLVVAAFAVAHLGMLATMRLGLFPLVVGALLLLYLPPSVWDRIERGPVARWNVSGTLHRTLDGLSPATSPVRLPPEVRRLGRITATAILAVVLVVSVLWPAAAVGVVDTTQYESVPDPDGYTWKLFAPEPPSHTRWFVAPATLESGGEVDALDGSAVEWGPPADAAETYPGTLWHRYLAEVRWASHGERVYLAEHLCRRAEGSTDAEVTAVTLYVVEQPVPSAGGGEPERTELVSHDCRAQA; translated from the coding sequence GTGTCCCCGCCCCCGCCACGCGACGCCGGCCGAGGTGATTCCCTCCGCGAGCGCGGCCGCGACGCGGTCGACCGCCGCCTCGGCGTGGACGCGCGGGCCCTCGCCGCGTTCCGCATCTCGCTGGGCCTCCTCGTCGTCGCGGACCTGCTGTTCCGCGCCCGCGAGCTGACGACCTTCTACACCGACGCTGGGGTACTTCCACGGGCGGCCCACGCCGAGTTCTTCCCGACGCTGGCGCGGCTCTCGATCCACGGCCTCACCGGCTCGACTGCCGGGCAGGCGGTCCTCTTCCTCGTCGCCGGCTGTGCGGCGACCGCACTCGCGGCTGGCTACCGGACGCGGCTCGCCACGGCAGTCGTGGCGGTTCTGCACGCTTCGATGCACGCGCGGAACACCTACCTGATGAACGGCGGCGACGCCCTGCTGGTCCTGGCGCTGTTCCTGGCGGTGTTCCTGCCGCTCGATCGGCGGTGGTCGATCGACGCGCTCCGGCGTCGCGAGGCGAGTGCCGCCACCGGCCCGCGGGTCGCGTCGATGGCGACCGCGACGGTCCTGCTGCAACCCGTCGTCGTCTACCTCGCCAACGCGGCGTTCAAACTGCGGAGCGACGCCTGGACCGGTGGGACCGCGGTTCGGACGGTCCTCGAACTCGAGCAGTTCTCCGTCCTCCTGGGACCGCACCTCACCGCCTTCCCGGGGCTACTCATGGCAATCACCTGGCTGTGGGTCGCAATGCTGGTCGCCTCGCCGCTGCTCCTGGTCGCGACCGGCCGGCGGCGAACGCTGGTCGTCGCCGCGTTCGCCGTCGCGCACCTGGGGATGCTGGCGACGATGCGGCTCGGCCTCTTCCCGCTTGTCGTCGGCGCGCTGCTCCTGCTGTACCTCCCGCCGTCCGTCTGGGATCGAATCGAGCGCGGACCCGTCGCTCGCTGGAACGTATCCGGAACGCTGCATCGGACCCTCGACGGACTGTCTCCGGCCACCTCCCCGGTACGTCTCCCACCCGAGGTCCGGCGGCTCGGCCGAATCACTGCGACGGCGATCCTCGCGGTCGTTCTCGTCGTCAGCGTCCTGTGGCCGGCGGCCGCCGTCGGGGTCGTCGACACCACCCAATATGAATCAGTCCCCGACCCCGACGGCTACACCTGGAAGCTGTTCGCGCCGGAGCCGCCGTCACACACCCGCTGGTTCGTCGCGCCGGCGACTCTCGAATCCGGCGGGGAGGTCGACGCGCTCGACGGCTCGGCGGTCGAGTGGGGGCCGCCCGCGGACGCAGCCGAAACGTACCCCGGGACGCTCTGGCACCGCTACCTCGCCGAAGTCCGGTGGGCCAGCCACGGGGAACGGGTCTACCTGGCCGAGCACCTCTGTCGGCGCGCGGAGGGGTCCACCGACGCGGAGGTGACCGCCGTCACCCTCTACGTGGTCGAACAGCCGGTACCGTCCGCGGGCGGCGGTGAGCCGGAGCGAACGGAACTCGTCAGCCACGACTGTCGGGCCCAGGCCTGA
- a CDS encoding EamA family transporter — protein sequence MQYLWYALLALVAYSLVAPLTKLATRDLPADTVALVTNGMLALTALALVVSTDKPLGSALTHEHAPYMYAAGACLAVGILAYYRALAAGPVSVVVPIFGLFLVASSVIGILFIDEALTLRKGAGIVLAVVAVFLTTFEG from the coding sequence ATGCAGTACCTGTGGTACGCGCTGCTGGCGCTCGTCGCCTACTCGCTGGTCGCGCCGCTGACGAAACTCGCCACGCGGGATCTGCCCGCCGACACGGTCGCGCTCGTCACCAACGGCATGCTGGCGCTCACCGCGCTGGCGCTGGTCGTCTCCACCGACAAACCGCTGGGCTCGGCGCTCACCCACGAGCACGCGCCGTACATGTACGCCGCGGGCGCCTGTCTCGCCGTCGGCATCCTCGCGTACTACCGCGCGCTGGCCGCCGGCCCGGTCAGCGTCGTCGTCCCCATCTTCGGGCTGTTCCTCGTCGCCAGTTCGGTCATCGGCATCCTCTTTATCGACGAGGCGCTCACGCTCCGGAAGGGCGCGGGCATCGTGCTGGCCGTCGTCGCCGTCTTCCTGACGACGTTCGAGGGGTGA
- the gatC gene encoding Asp-tRNA(Asn)/Glu-tRNA(Gln) amidotransferase subunit GatC translates to MTVDDEEVRHVASLARVDLDDEEVERFTEQFGDILEYFEALEEVPEVDREAELANVMRPDEVEEGLTQEEALQNAPETEDGYFKGPKVS, encoded by the coding sequence ATGACCGTAGACGACGAGGAGGTCCGCCACGTCGCGTCGCTCGCCCGCGTCGACCTCGACGACGAGGAGGTCGAGCGGTTCACCGAGCAGTTCGGCGACATCCTCGAGTACTTCGAGGCGCTCGAGGAGGTGCCCGAGGTCGACCGCGAGGCGGAATTGGCCAACGTGATGCGGCCCGACGAGGTCGAGGAGGGGCTCACCCAGGAGGAGGCCCTCCAGAACGCTCCCGAGACCGAGGACGGCTACTTCAAGGGGCCGAAGGTCTCATGA
- the gatA gene encoding Asp-tRNA(Asn)/Glu-tRNA(Gln) amidotransferase subunit GatA — protein sequence MSHNAFITEATVDPTDSGPLDGVTVAVKDNISTEGVRTTCGSAMLEEYVPPYDATVVRRLKEAGATVVGKANMDEFGMGTTTETSAFGATENPAAEGRVPGGSSGGSAAAVAAGEADVALGSDTGGSVRCPAAFCGVVGIKPTYGLVSRYGLVAYANSLEQIGPLAPTVEDAAELLDVVAGPDPKDATTRDEGADSDYAAAADRDVDGLTVGVPTELVEGADEGVVEVFEDALDDLRAQGATTEEVSLPSVETAVQAYYVIAMSEASSNLARFDGVRYGPATDSEGNWNEAFAAVREEGFGEEVKRRILLGTYALSAGYHDKYYKQAQDARAWVKQDFDSAFEDVDVLASPTMPVPPFERGESLEDPLQMYLADANTVPVNLANLPAISVPAGETDEGPVGLQFVGPAFDEETIIRAGSALE from the coding sequence ATGAGCCACAACGCGTTCATCACCGAGGCGACCGTCGACCCGACCGACTCCGGCCCGCTCGACGGCGTCACCGTCGCGGTCAAGGACAACATCTCCACCGAGGGCGTCCGGACGACCTGCGGGTCGGCGATGCTCGAGGAGTACGTCCCGCCGTACGACGCGACGGTCGTCCGTCGACTGAAGGAAGCCGGCGCCACCGTCGTCGGAAAGGCCAACATGGACGAGTTCGGGATGGGGACGACGACCGAGACCTCGGCATTCGGCGCGACGGAGAACCCCGCCGCCGAGGGGCGGGTCCCCGGGGGCTCCTCCGGCGGCTCGGCCGCGGCGGTCGCGGCCGGCGAGGCCGACGTGGCGCTGGGCTCCGACACCGGCGGCTCGGTGCGCTGTCCTGCCGCGTTCTGTGGCGTCGTCGGCATCAAGCCCACCTACGGGCTCGTCTCCCGGTACGGCCTCGTCGCCTACGCCAACTCCCTCGAGCAGATCGGGCCGCTCGCGCCAACCGTCGAGGACGCGGCCGAACTCCTCGACGTGGTCGCCGGCCCGGACCCGAAGGACGCGACGACCAGAGACGAGGGCGCCGACTCGGACTACGCCGCGGCCGCGGACCGCGACGTCGACGGCCTCACCGTCGGCGTCCCGACTGAACTCGTCGAGGGCGCCGACGAGGGCGTCGTCGAGGTCTTCGAGGACGCGCTGGACGACCTCCGGGCACAGGGCGCGACGACCGAGGAGGTCTCGCTGCCCTCCGTCGAGACCGCGGTGCAGGCCTACTACGTCATCGCGATGTCGGAGGCGTCCTCGAACCTGGCGCGATTCGACGGCGTCCGGTACGGTCCCGCGACCGACTCGGAGGGCAACTGGAACGAGGCGTTCGCCGCGGTCCGCGAGGAGGGCTTCGGCGAGGAGGTCAAACGGCGCATCCTGCTCGGCACCTACGCCCTCTCCGCGGGCTACCACGACAAGTACTACAAGCAGGCCCAGGACGCCCGCGCGTGGGTGAAGCAGGACTTCGACTCGGCCTTCGAGGACGTCGACGTCCTCGCCTCGCCGACGATGCCCGTCCCGCCGTTCGAGCGCGGCGAGAGCCTCGAGGACCCCCTGCAGATGTACCTCGCCGACGCCAACACCGTCCCGGTCAACCTCGCGAACCTCCCCGCCATCTCGGTGCCGGCGGGCGAGACCGACGAGGGGCCGGTCGGCCTCCAGTTCGTCGGCCCCGCGTTCGACGAGGAGACCATCATCCGGGCCGGCTCGGCGCTGGAGTGA
- a CDS encoding Glu/Leu/Phe/Val family dehydrogenase: protein MADDDVNPFESLQEQIDDAAAYLDVGDDVLERLKNPERVLETNLSVELDDGDVGVFRAYRSQFNGDRGPYKGGIRYHPGVNRDEVKALSGWMVYKCATVDIPYGGGKGGIQIDPSAYSETELERITRSFATELRPLIGEDRDIPAPDVNTGQREMNWIKDTYETLENTTAPGVVTGKTIESGGSLGRVEATGRSTMLTAREAFDHLDKEMSDASVAVQGYGNAGSIAAQLVHDDLDASVVAVSDSSGAVYNPDGLDPHEVKRFKNETGSVSGYDGATEELTNEELLTLDVDLLIPAALENAIDGDLAADVEADVIVEAANGPLTPEADEVLTDRDVYVLPDILANAGGVTVSYFEWVQNRQRFYWTEEKVNEELERHIVEAFDELVRTFENEDVPNFRTAAYVVAIRRVLDAYEEGGSWP from the coding sequence ATGGCCGACGACGACGTCAATCCCTTCGAGAGCCTGCAGGAACAGATCGACGACGCTGCGGCGTATCTCGACGTCGGCGACGACGTACTCGAGCGCCTGAAGAACCCCGAGCGCGTCCTCGAGACGAACCTCTCCGTCGAACTCGACGACGGCGACGTCGGCGTCTTCCGGGCGTACCGCTCGCAGTTCAACGGCGACCGCGGCCCCTACAAGGGCGGCATCCGCTACCACCCGGGCGTCAACCGCGACGAGGTGAAGGCGCTCTCGGGCTGGATGGTCTACAAGTGCGCGACCGTCGACATCCCCTACGGCGGCGGGAAGGGCGGCATCCAGATCGACCCGAGCGCCTACTCCGAGACGGAACTGGAACGCATCACCCGGTCGTTCGCGACCGAACTCCGGCCGCTCATCGGCGAGGACCGCGACATCCCGGCGCCGGACGTCAACACCGGCCAGCGGGAGATGAACTGGATCAAGGACACCTACGAGACCCTCGAGAACACGACGGCGCCGGGCGTCGTCACCGGGAAGACCATCGAGTCCGGCGGCTCGCTCGGCCGCGTGGAGGCGACCGGCCGCTCGACAATGCTGACCGCCCGCGAAGCCTTCGACCACCTGGACAAGGAGATGTCCGACGCTTCCGTCGCGGTACAGGGGTACGGCAACGCCGGCAGCATCGCCGCCCAGCTCGTCCACGACGACCTCGACGCCTCCGTCGTCGCCGTCTCGGACTCCTCCGGCGCCGTCTACAACCCCGACGGTCTCGACCCCCACGAGGTCAAGCGCTTCAAGAACGAGACCGGGTCGGTCTCCGGGTACGATGGTGCGACCGAGGAACTGACCAACGAGGAGCTTCTCACGCTCGACGTCGACCTCCTCATCCCGGCCGCCCTAGAGAACGCCATCGACGGCGACCTCGCCGCGGACGTCGAGGCGGACGTCATCGTCGAGGCTGCGAACGGCCCGCTCACCCCCGAGGCCGACGAGGTCCTCACCGACCGCGACGTCTACGTCCTCCCCGACATCCTGGCAAACGCCGGCGGCGTGACGGTCTCGTACTTCGAGTGGGTCCAGAACCGCCAGCGGTTCTACTGGACCGAGGAGAAGGTCAACGAGGAACTCGAGCGGCACATCGTCGAGGCCTTCGACGAACTCGTCCGGACCTTCGAGAACGAGGACGTCCCGAACTTCCGGACCGCCGCCTACGTCGTGGCGATCCGCCGTGTCCTCGACGCCTACGAAGAGGGCGGGAGCTGGCCCTGA
- a CDS encoding HpcH/HpaI aldolase/citrate lyase family protein, with translation MPRRSVLFSPGDQPALMQKAPGAGVDTVVFDLEDAVAPGRKDEARQAVNDVLTDPGFDPDCEVCVRVNPDPRVADDDLEAVLAGEPRIDSVMVPKASSAADVREKDELVRDHGYDLPVLALCESAQGVLHAEEIAATPAVDAVAFGAEDLSADIGATRTESGEEVSHARQHVVLAAGAADVDAIDTVFTDVEDTDRLAEETAFATQLGYDGKMAIHPAQVPVINEAFTPAEEDVEWAEKVLAARDEADDEGRGVFRVDDEMIDAPLIARAERIVERYRAADE, from the coding sequence ATGCCCCGCAGGAGCGTGCTGTTCTCGCCCGGCGACCAGCCGGCACTGATGCAGAAGGCGCCCGGCGCCGGCGTCGACACGGTGGTATTCGACCTGGAGGACGCCGTCGCGCCGGGCCGGAAGGACGAGGCCCGACAGGCCGTCAACGACGTCCTGACCGACCCGGGGTTCGACCCCGACTGCGAGGTCTGCGTCCGAGTCAATCCGGACCCGAGGGTGGCCGACGACGACCTCGAGGCGGTCCTCGCGGGCGAGCCTCGCATCGACTCGGTGATGGTGCCGAAGGCGTCGTCCGCGGCGGACGTCCGCGAGAAGGACGAACTCGTCCGCGATCACGGCTACGACCTACCGGTGCTGGCGCTGTGTGAATCCGCACAGGGCGTCCTGCACGCCGAGGAGATCGCGGCGACGCCCGCGGTGGACGCCGTCGCGTTCGGCGCCGAGGACCTCTCGGCAGACATCGGCGCGACGCGCACCGAGTCCGGCGAGGAGGTCTCCCACGCGCGCCAGCACGTCGTCCTTGCGGCCGGCGCGGCGGACGTCGACGCCATCGACACCGTCTTCACCGACGTCGAGGACACCGACCGGCTGGCCGAGGAGACGGCGTTCGCCACCCAGCTCGGTTACGACGGCAAGATGGCCATCCACCCCGCGCAGGTCCCGGTGATCAACGAGGCGTTCACGCCGGCCGAGGAGGACGTCGAGTGGGCCGAGAAGGTACTGGCCGCCCGCGACGAGGCCGACGACGAGGGCCGAGGGGTCTTCCGCGTGGACGACGAGATGATCGACGCGCCGCTGATCGCCCGCGCCGAGCGCATCGTGGAGCGGTATCGGGCGGCAGACGAGTAG
- a CDS encoding DUF429 domain-containing protein, whose product MSDYYVGGVARGDAWLAVAYTEDGYDHTTIVDGVGELWTEYEDDAQRIAVDVPIGLEGATAPRPNERALRELLGDRGDAVVQAPVREAARKQRYRTAARVHERKTDLELPRAAFERSRLVTGMDEFLTTIDEARPVFVEAHPELSYLGFHGEPMPHPPETAAGYAERMRTLAEFDVDAPPTVQSVAEATEGHQVPIPAVVDAVALGLTIRPGTGELRSLPADPPTDERGLPMRYVYRSETSLSTT is encoded by the coding sequence GTGAGCGACTACTACGTCGGCGGCGTCGCTCGAGGCGACGCCTGGCTCGCCGTCGCCTACACCGAGGACGGCTACGACCACACCACGATCGTCGACGGCGTCGGGGAGCTGTGGACCGAGTACGAGGACGACGCCCAGCGGATCGCGGTGGACGTGCCGATCGGACTCGAGGGCGCGACGGCACCGCGGCCGAACGAGCGCGCGCTCCGGGAGCTACTCGGCGACCGAGGCGACGCCGTCGTCCAGGCGCCGGTTCGCGAGGCCGCCCGGAAGCAGCGCTACCGGACGGCCGCCCGCGTCCACGAGCGGAAGACCGACCTGGAGCTCCCCCGGGCCGCCTTCGAGCGATCTCGCCTCGTCACCGGGATGGACGAGTTCCTCACGACCATCGACGAGGCCCGACCGGTCTTCGTCGAGGCGCACCCGGAGCTCAGTTACCTCGGGTTCCACGGCGAGCCGATGCCCCACCCGCCCGAGACCGCCGCCGGCTACGCCGAACGGATGCGGACGCTCGCGGAGTTCGACGTCGACGCGCCACCGACGGTCCAGTCCGTCGCCGAGGCGACCGAGGGCCACCAGGTTCCAATCCCGGCCGTCGTGGATGCCGTCGCGCTGGGACTCACCATCCGCCCGGGTACCGGCGAACTCCGGTCGCTGCCGGCGGACCCGCCGACCGACGAGCGAGGGCTGCCGATGCGGTACGTCTACCGCAGCGAGACCTCGCTGTCGACGACGTAA
- a CDS encoding thioredoxin family protein: MVALDAEPDALQRGDEAPDFELEGTDGETHSLDDFADREALLLVFTCNHCPYAQAKFDAMNAIAADYDEVAVVGVNPNDAEEYPEDSVEKMVEYVDRGEIDVDAYLRDESQAVAEAYGAVCTPDPFLFENAGGSFQLAYHGRLDDAQDPDSEPSGEPGFEMREAIDAVLAGEEPTDEFRPSRGCSIKWRE; the protein is encoded by the coding sequence ATGGTCGCACTCGACGCCGAACCCGACGCCCTGCAGCGGGGCGACGAGGCACCGGACTTCGAACTGGAGGGTACCGACGGCGAGACGCACTCGCTTGACGACTTCGCCGACCGCGAGGCGCTGCTACTGGTGTTCACCTGTAACCACTGCCCGTACGCGCAGGCGAAGTTCGACGCGATGAACGCCATCGCCGCAGACTACGACGAGGTCGCCGTCGTCGGCGTCAATCCCAACGACGCCGAGGAGTACCCCGAAGATTCCGTCGAGAAGATGGTCGAGTACGTCGACCGCGGCGAGATAGACGTCGACGCCTACCTCCGCGACGAGTCCCAAGCCGTCGCCGAGGCCTACGGCGCCGTCTGCACGCCGGACCCGTTCCTGTTCGAGAACGCCGGTGGGAGCTTCCAGCTGGCCTACCACGGCCGCCTCGACGACGCGCAGGACCCCGACTCCGAGCCCTCTGGAGAGCCGGGCTTCGAGATGCGCGAGGCCATCGACGCCGTCCTCGCCGGGGAGGAACCGACCGACGAGTTCCGGCCCTCGCGCGGTTGCTCGATCAAGTGGCGGGAGTAG